The Candidatus Zixiibacteriota bacterium genome includes the window AATTCCGCCGCCTGACCGTGCTCAATCCCTCAGGTGACAAACATGCATATGTAGCTGAATACGAAAACAGATATATCAGACTGAAGAATGTCAATATTCGCCAGTACGATGCCTCCGGCAAACTGTTGATGAAAAAATCCAAGGGGGATATGACGAAGGCCTGTGGGCAGGGGCAGTCCTATCTGCTTTACGACGATAACTGCAATTACTACATGGAACTCCCGGCACGAAGCTACCCGTACACCATTGAGCACGAGACCGAGTCCGACATGCAGTCACTATTTTTCCTGAGAGGATTTATTGTACAACGATCCCTACCGGTCGTGCACGCCGTCGTGGAACTGGAGTACCAGGATGACCGGCCGATCTTCTGGAAACTGTACAACCACGATACGACCCCCGAGGAAACTGCCGCTGCTGGCCTGCACAAGTTCCGCTGGATATTCGACTCGATCCCGGCGACCCCTGAACTGACATACGCAACCGCGAAGGATCGCCAGGGAGCCTATCTGGCCTTTTCCGCCGAGAGCTTCGAACTTGAAGGATTCCCCTTCAATGGCCGCACCTGGAAGAACGTCGGTCTCTGGCAGAAACAGCTCTCAGCCGGTCGCACCGGCGCCGATTCGCTGCCGACACCGTTGCCTGCCACCGACGCTGCTGATTCGATCGCCTGCGAGAAATATCGAGAGGTCACCGCTGCAACTCGATATGTAGCCGTGTCCATCGGCCTCAGCGGCTGGCAGCCGAATTTCGCCGACCTGGTCGCGCAGCGCGGCTACGGTGACTGTAAGGACATGACCTGCCTGCTCACTGCCAAACTGCACGCCTCCGGCATTGAGGCGTACCCTTGCCTGGTGATGACCGCCGGCGAGGGCTGGCTGGACACATCGTTTGTCAATTTCCAGTTCAATCATGTGATCACTATGGCCGTAGTCGGTGGCGATACGCTCTGGTTTGACCCGACCTGTAGCAACTGTCCCCCGGGTGATCTTCCCGATGGAGACGAAGGGATCCCGGTACTGGTGATCACGGATACGGGAGGAGTAGTCGTGACCACCCCGCTCTCCACGGCCGAGCAGAATACGGTCCGCAGGACCGCCGTGGTGACAATCGACACTACTGGCCGGGTGAGCGTAGCCGCTTCTGCCGACGTTACCGGCAACCATGCCCATTCGCTCAGAGCATATTTCGAGGGGGCTGACCGTGAGAAAACGGAGCGGTATGTCAAGGAGTGGTTTTGGGGAGACTCTCGAAAGTTCGAACTCGCCAGGTTCGAACTGCGCGATCTGGACAACCCCGATGTGCCGTTGCACCTGGAGGCCGCGTACCATGCCGTCAAGCCAATCGATCGCCTCCGGGGCATCGCCTACCTCCCGCCGTTTCTATTCACGGACCGCGATATCTACGGCGGGGCCAAACTGACCGAACGAACGACTCCACTCCAGCTCGGCTACGCAAGGACGATCAGCGACAGCATCATAGTCACCGGCCCCTTGATCGCCTGGGCCGATTCAATGCTCTTTCCGCCAGACTTCTCGGCTGATTTTTACGGCGGACACGCTTCCTGGCGATATCGCAGGGGAAACGACTCGGCGTTTGCTCGCTACGACGTCAATTATACGGGAGCATCGGTTCCGGTTGAACAGTTGCCGGCGTTCGGGGTTTTCTTGTCCGAACGGCGGAAGCAGATCGATGCCCCTATCAGGGTGTTTGTCAAGTGACGCCCCTTCGTGCTATGAAGCAGCGCGAGCAAGAGTATGGCAGAGTCTGAAGTGAAGAAACGGCTGGTCAAATCAGCCCATACCGCAACCTATACCGACCCCTTGATAGTCTCGGAAAACGAGATAGTTGAAGTCGGAAGACGTGACTCGGAGTACCAAGGCTGGCTCTGGTGTACGGCAAAATCCGGCAAAAGTGGCTGGGTGCCGGAAAAGTACCTTGAGTGGAAAGGTGACAAGGGAATCATGTCCCGCGATTATGACGCCACCGAGCTGACTGTCGACGTCGGCGAGTGTGTCACCGTCCTGTTTGAAGAATCCGGCTGGGTCTGGTGCCTTGCCTCTGACGGTCGTGCCGGATGGCTGCCAATCGACAGGCTGAGCTAACTCAATCGTAGGTCGTGTTCCGAGGTCGCCTCGACCGAGAAACCCGATACCGTTCTCTCATGCTCCCAGTATGCTCTCGGGAGCATCTGTGGCACGCTGGCTACCCACCCAAATAAACAGGACACGTCCTCGTGTGCCGACAGCCGGCAGACCGGGAATGCGGCTGTGAAGTCGGGCGTCTCCGCCCGACTTCCGTCACGCATGAGGCGGGCGTCAGCCAGAGACGGCTGACGGCACAGTGCAACCGGGAGGTCTGCGGTTCATGGGGAGGGATCCTTAGCCACGTATCGTCGGCCTGAGCGGAGTCGAAGGCCGAGTGTGGGAAACGGAGCAACGCTGGCTCGCTTCGCGGTTCGACTCCGCTCACCGCGACACTACGGAATGCTGGTGACCAGGCAGTGCAGATACAACCGGACAAACAACACCCGGGCCTGCGCACCATATCTGCCCACCAAACAGAAAGCCCTGTCTTGCGACAGGGCTTTCCAGGAATCAAATCCTGATGAAGTACAGCTTACTTCACCAAGAGCATCTTCCGAGAGGCGGAGAAGCTACCGGACGTCAGCTTGTAGATATACATACCACTTGCGACGTTCGAAGCATTCCACTCAACCTTCTGATAACCGGCTTCCGCGGTGCCCGTGAAGGTCTGGACCAATTGACCATTCACGTTGTAGATCGCCAGGTCATACGAACCGGCAACCGGCAGAGCGAATTCGATGGTTGTCGTCGGGTTGAACGGGTTCGGGTAGTTCTGAGACAACGAGTACGTCTTCGGTACCGATCTCAGAGCCGCCGGAGCGCCCTCGGCAGTAGCCATCTCGATAGAGACGATGCTGCTCGGGACGGTCACGAACTCACCCGTGAAGCTCTCAGTGTGGTTTACACCGTCAAACGGCGGGTAGACCAGGATGCGGGTATTCTGGCCGTCGAACTGGGCTTCCATCAGCATGTTGTTGGCCAGCAGGGTCGGAGTAACGTTCCCTTCGGCCACGATGAAGGCTGCGCCCATGTTGCCCTCAACCGAAACCACGCCATTCTCGACCGTGTAGTTCACGGCCTCTGGGCTGATCTTCGGATACGGCAGAGCGTCACCCACCACTACACGAATCAGGTAAACCAGGTCGGCTACCGACAGGGTCAGACCATCAGCGTTTACATCAGTCGCCGCAATCTGGCCGTTCACGTTGACCGTGAAGGCGCCCAGACCGACGATGAAGTAGTTGGTGAAGTTGACCACGTCGGCGATTTCGTACGCCAAGCCGTTCAGGTTGATATCGCCGCGGGCGTCGATCGAGTCGGCGCACACGATGTCGATGCCACCGTCAAAGAAGTCGATAATACGCCAGACTTCCGGCTTGTCGGGGTTGACGATATCGCATTCGGCCTGCGCGCCATACCAGGTCGGGAAGCCGAAGGTCGGATCGGTGATCTCGTAATAGCTGTCAGAGCCACCGCCGCCGACATAGTCGAACACCTTGCGGGAAATCAAGAGCGAGTCACCCTTGAGGTTCGAGAAGGCGTTGTCGGTGCAATCAAGCCAGTAGAACTTGATCGGCACAAACTGGCATTCCAGCGTGAAGTCGTTGGAAACCAGGAACTCCAACTGCGCAATCACGCTATCGACACCCGGAGGCGGCGGATAGTTGGTGAAGCAGCCGGGATGATTGGCACCGTTGTTGGTCTCGGCAATTGCAACCAGCTTAATCAAGCCGGTCGGACAGCCGGTACCGCAGTTGCCAAACGGACCAGTGCGGTAGGTGAAGTATTCCCAGCCGCAATCGGTCAGGAATCCACCCACCAACGCCTGGGTGAACGTCAGAGCCGACTGATCATACTGGATCAGGAGGTCAAAACCGCCCACCGGGTAGTTGGTACCCAGGGTGATGTCAACCGTCGTGTACTGACCCTGAATCTGGTTGTGCACTTTCTCGATGACAACCTTACCCCAGTCTACCGTTATGGTAAAGCAGCAGGTATCAGCGTTCGACGGGCTGCAGGGGCTGCAGACGTTGGCGCTGTCGGTCACTTCGACGCATGCCGTGAAAGTACCGAGGAAGTCGATGTCATCGTATACTGTCGGCCAGGAGAAAGCACCTGTCGCCGGATTGATGACCGGAGTTCCGGGACCGGAGAAGCTGACTATTTTGTAGATCAGCGGCTTCGGGCCGAAATCGGCATCTGTCCCGGTGATCGTCGCAAAGGCGGTGTCGCCAAGAACGATCTTGATCGGGGTCGCCGGGCAAGTGATAACCGGCGGGGTGTTCTGGACACAGATATCAAACGAGGTCTGCGCCGAGGCTCCGCACTTGTCGGTCACTTTCACCGTGACGGTATGGGTGCAAACATCCGCGCCGGTGGTGGTCCAGGAAATAGCGCCGGTGCTGGAGTTCACGTTCAGAGCGCTGGGGCCACTGACCTTGCTGTAGGACAGGACCTCGCAACCCTTGGCCAGATCGCCATCACTGCCAACCGCGGTGTCGACAAAGGTCTGACCCCAATGCAGCGTGGCATTCGGGATCGACGCAATGGTCGGAAGCGTGTTGACGATGGTGATGGTACCGGTGGTGACCACCGCTGGGCTAACTGCGGTGCCACTGGCATTTGCGAACTGGGTCTGGATTACAGGGACTGCCATCCCGCAGCCGAAACCACAAGCGCCGCCGGCGTATGCAAACGTCGAACCGGTCATTGTCACCGTGCCGCTGCACACATCGTTGGTATGGAAATTGACCTTAGCAATCAGATAGTTGCCGGCCAATAAAACGTCGCTTGGGCCAGTTTTTATAGCAGATATGCGAATCGTGTCCGGTAATACGTGATCCGCCATGCTGGTGGTATCGACAACCCGGAGATTCAGCTTCGTGAACGAAGCATCGAACGCAACGGACCAGTTGTCGAATGCTGCTCCACCAGAGCCGGAAGCAATCACGAACACGATTTCGACCGCGCCTGTCGAGTCGGCGACACTCAGGTTGATGTTCGCCACGCCGTTATCACAGCGGAGCGAGTTCTTCGATTCGAATGTCACCGTCTGAGCAAACGATGTTGAAAACGCAAGTACCGCTATAAAGGAGATCAGCAGCAAAGAATATAAGTTTCTTTTTTGCATCATTTAATGCTCCTTTAATAACCAAAAGGTCATTCAAGTTTCGGGTAATATCCCTGATCTTTAGTCAGAAACATTGACCCTGTAGTTCCGATATTAGTCTGTGAAGACCGGCTATCGGAGCCCTCCAGTTAATCACCAGATTCCCAGCTCGTTGATCAATAAGCCCAAAAGATATTGACCGCTGAACTGTTCCTCTAATGAGACTGGGGAAAAGGATGAGAGAAAAAACGAAAACCGTCCGGATATAATCCACCGGTTTGGTTTACAAATCTCTTGTTGAAACCTGAAAGAAGCGTTCGAGTTGGCCCAACGTCAAGTTCTGCTTAACGTTGTTAAAGGTGCTTGGGACTCAAAACAGAAGCGTTTGTGCTACACAACTATTTCCCTAGACGCCAGCAACATAGCACCTCCCCCCTTTTTTGTCAAGAGAAATCTTTGAATTGAGACGCAGATTACCAAAAACGACAGCATGTAGTAACGGAATCGTGCTCCTTGACCTGTCCAGCCGCAACCACGGTAGCCAGCCTACCTCAGCGTTCGGAGAACAGTACCATGCGAAAAAGGGGGCATCTGGAGTCGCCCATTGGCCCGGTTCATGAGACCTGATCTGCTTTTCCTGGCACTGTCGACGCCTCCTGCAGAAGCATTCTCCCGTCCGAATAACGCGTTGATAAAATTGTGACTGTTTTCACAAACTTGGCGATCCGACCTCTCCTGATTTCCTGCATCGCTGAAAAAAGAAGATTGTGAAGATTTTCACAGACGATCTGCCGTCTGTTGGTCGGATCCGTTAGAACGCGTAGGTCAAGCTCGACGACAGGAGCACCAGCCGGTTGTTGTCCTCCGCCCGGGTATGCCACTCCCACTCAAGCCCCAGCAGGATGTTGAAATTGAACCCTCCCACTACTCGCCAGTCGCCTATCAGGTTTAGCCGTTGATACGTGAAACTGGTCTGGAGGTCGCTTGGGTTGGTCAGGCGGCGGTATCCCAGATGGTAGTCCAGAGTACCGAAAAATCTCCCCAGCTTCGAATAATCGATGGTCCCTTTTCCCCCCGTCTCAAGATAGTCCTCCCCGTCCTGCAGAGAATCCTGAGCCATCGTCAGCCATTCCATCTCAGGGCCCAGACCAACCTCCAGGCCATCGAAACCGTACCCGGCCACCACCGAGGCAGTGGTTTTGGTGTAGTTCGAGTTCACCAGGTCTTCAGCATTGAACCAGTTTGCCTCGAACTCGATTTCGGGCCGCCCAAACCAGCCGCTCCCCAAAAGCAGCTTGCCCCGTCCCCCAAACTCTAACCGGCTGTAGTCGTCGGACCGGTCCAACCGCTGGTAGTCTTTTCGTTCCAACCGGGCAGCCAAGTCAATATCTCCCCGGCTGGCCAATGCCAACCAGGCGGCTTCCAGCCCGAAGTTCGCGTAGTTCAAGTCGCCGGAGTCGGTCACGTTACGAGCCAGGTAGAAAACGTCGAGGCTGGCCAGCGACAGCCCGGCGAACAGATCTGTTCCCAGCTTGCCTCCGAAACGCTGATAATCAAAAGCCACCGCGCTCGGATCGGCAAACCTGACCAGCTCCCCTTGCCCTTGGACCCAAAGAGTGAATCTCTCGTCAATCGGCAGTTTGAGCTTGGCCCGACCGGTCCCGGAAAGGTAGCTGTCTCCCGGCTCGACCTCGCCCCGATACCGATTCCGCCAGTCAAGTTCGCCACTGGCATCGAGTTTGAACTGCCCCAACTTAGGGCGCCAGGCCGGGTAGAGCTTCAGGCGAAGCTTCTCCGACCCCTGTTCATAGACCGCCCGCAAGTCCAGTTTGCGGAAGTCCGATGAGCTCATGCGGAGTTCCAGCATCCCCCGGAAATCATCAAGGTAGTTCGTCTTGAGGGACCATCCTGTCAGGAAGGAATCGACTCCTGCCTGGGTGAGAGAATCCAGGAAGTACTCCTGCGAGAGAAAATCGTAGCCGATACCGGCCTTGATGCCAAAATCGGTGGCTGAGGGGGAGTGGTACGTGCCACCGACTATACCAAGGAAAATTGCCGCGACCCAGATCCTTGTCAAAACCGCTATCCTAAGAGCGAGGGGTGGAGATTATTGGAAAAAGGCCTCCGCCTGGCGAATAACGAGCTGGGCTGCCTGAAGCGCGGCGATGGCCTTGTCAGTCTGGCCGGAATTCAGCGCCTCCTGGGCGAGTGAGAGTTGTTCGGCCGCCTGATGCAGTTGTTCCTGCACCTTCTGGAGGGATTCTCCGGACAGACCGGAACTCTGGTCAG containing:
- a CDS encoding SH3 domain-containing protein; translated protein: MAESEVKKRLVKSAHTATYTDPLIVSENEIVEVGRRDSEYQGWLWCTAKSGKSGWVPEKYLEWKGDKGIMSRDYDATELTVDVGECVTVLFEESGWVWCLASDGRAGWLPIDRLS
- a CDS encoding DUF3857 domain-containing protein, which encodes MIRCFIAFGILLNLVVVVDASDDPPKGARIDSIAYRCRVDGNRVHVAEFRRLTVLNPSGDKHAYVAEYENRYIRLKNVNIRQYDASGKLLMKKSKGDMTKACGQGQSYLLYDDNCNYYMELPARSYPYTIEHETESDMQSLFFLRGFIVQRSLPVVHAVVELEYQDDRPIFWKLYNHDTTPEETAAAGLHKFRWIFDSIPATPELTYATAKDRQGAYLAFSAESFELEGFPFNGRTWKNVGLWQKQLSAGRTGADSLPTPLPATDAADSIACEKYREVTAATRYVAVSIGLSGWQPNFADLVAQRGYGDCKDMTCLLTAKLHASGIEAYPCLVMTAGEGWLDTSFVNFQFNHVITMAVVGGDTLWFDPTCSNCPPGDLPDGDEGIPVLVITDTGGVVVTTPLSTAEQNTVRRTAVVTIDTTGRVSVAASADVTGNHAHSLRAYFEGADREKTERYVKEWFWGDSRKFELARFELRDLDNPDVPLHLEAAYHAVKPIDRLRGIAYLPPFLFTDRDIYGGAKLTERTTPLQLGYARTISDSIIVTGPLIAWADSMLFPPDFSADFYGGHASWRYRRGNDSAFARYDVNYTGASVPVEQLPAFGVFLSERRKQIDAPIRVFVK
- a CDS encoding T9SS type A sorting domain-containing protein → MMQKRNLYSLLLISFIAVLAFSTSFAQTVTFESKNSLRCDNGVANINLSVADSTGAVEIVFVIASGSGGAAFDNWSVAFDASFTKLNLRVVDTTSMADHVLPDTIRISAIKTGPSDVLLAGNYLIAKVNFHTNDVCSGTVTMTGSTFAYAGGACGFGCGMAVPVIQTQFANASGTAVSPAVVTTGTITIVNTLPTIASIPNATLHWGQTFVDTAVGSDGDLAKGCEVLSYSKVSGPSALNVNSSTGAISWTTTGADVCTHTVTVKVTDKCGASAQTSFDICVQNTPPVITCPATPIKIVLGDTAFATITGTDADFGPKPLIYKIVSFSGPGTPVINPATGAFSWPTVYDDIDFLGTFTACVEVTDSANVCSPCSPSNADTCCFTITVDWGKVVIEKVHNQIQGQYTTVDITLGTNYPVGGFDLLIQYDQSALTFTQALVGGFLTDCGWEYFTYRTGPFGNCGTGCPTGLIKLVAIAETNNGANHPGCFTNYPPPPGVDSVIAQLEFLVSNDFTLECQFVPIKFYWLDCTDNAFSNLKGDSLLISRKVFDYVGGGGSDSYYEITDPTFGFPTWYGAQAECDIVNPDKPEVWRIIDFFDGGIDIVCADSIDARGDINLNGLAYEIADVVNFTNYFIVGLGAFTVNVNGQIAATDVNADGLTLSVADLVYLIRVVVGDALPYPKISPEAVNYTVENGVVSVEGNMGAAFIVAEGNVTPTLLANNMLMEAQFDGQNTRILVYPPFDGVNHTESFTGEFVTVPSSIVSIEMATAEGAPAALRSVPKTYSLSQNYPNPFNPTTTIEFALPVAGSYDLAIYNVNGQLVQTFTGTAEAGYQKVEWNASNVASGMYIYKLTSGSFSASRKMLLVK